A single genomic interval of Oryzias latipes chromosome 3, ASM223467v1 harbors:
- the trappc2l gene encoding trafficking protein particle complex subunit 2-like protein, with product MAVCIAVIAKENYPLYIRSVATQNELKFHYTVHTSLDVVEEKISSVGKALGDQRELYLGLLYPTEDYKVYGYVTNSKVKFVIVVDSSNTSLRDNEIRSMFRKLHNSFTDVMCNPFYNPGDPIQSKAFNGVVSGMMVQTG from the exons ATGGCGGTGTGCATAGCAGTGATAGCTAAAGAG AACTACCCGCTGTACATCCGCAGCGTGGCGACTCAAAACGAGCTGAAGTTTCACTACACAGTGCACACTTCTCTGGATGTGGTGGAGGAGAAGATCTCCTCTGTTGGGAAAGCCCTGGGAGACCAAAGGGAACTGTACCTCGGTCTCCTCTACCCAACCGAGGACTATAAAGT GTATGGGTATGTGACCAACTCCAAGGTCAAGTTTGTTATTGTTGTGGACTCATCGAATACATCTTTGCGGGACAATGAAATCAGAAGT ATGTTCAGGAAGTTGCACAACTCTTTTACAGATGTTATGTGCAACCCATTTTATAATCCTGGGGATCCCATTCAGTCcaa AGCCTTCAACGGAGTCGTTTCTGGAATGATGGTTCAAACCGGCTGA